A portion of the Edaphobacter lichenicola genome contains these proteins:
- the rpoB gene encoding DNA-directed RNA polymerase subunit beta yields MSGESNNSEMRAIRSRLDFSKIPTSIQIPNLIEVQRRSYERFLQMDKLPQEREDNGLQSVFTSVFPITDFRNVSELEFVDFSIGNWECKCGYLKGLNHLRTACTNCGHMVITDPFHPGDVLCNFCGTYNKNTPDFCTKCGDPVGLQLKYDQAECEERGMTYSAPLKVTIRLKIYDKDPETGVKSLRDMKEQEVFFGDIPLMSQNGTFIVNGTERVIVSQLHRSPGVFFETANNRTYFLGKIIPYRGSWVEFEYDQKNTLYVRIDRKRKFLGTIFLRALGLRTDEEILKTFYTVDTINVADGKLHWKVVPEGQLSNLQGTRPAHAITVKGEEIAPATRKISAHTMKGLRSHKIESIEVETSEFDGAMTASDVVDLTTGELLYEANQELTADKLHKIIQSGVTSIEVFFPERDDVGNIITNTLRRDSVRKPEEALIEIYRKLRPGDPPTLDTATALFEGMFFDPRKYDFSRVGRLKFNIKLYENQDPSGLDHRTLTPEDFYGTIRYLLKLRKSIGTVDDIDHLGNRRVRAVGELMENQFRIGLVRMERAIKEKMSVYQEMSTAMPHDLINAKPVMAAIREFFGSSQLSQFMDQTNPLSEITHKRRLSALGPGGLSRERAGFEVRDVHPTHYGRICPIETPEGPNIGLISSLSCFARINEYGFIESPYRRVKEGRALDYVSVTNAGESGLRQGDYLEIEEARKQNEQLKKDKKRTMDLAPFSFYLSAWEEDRHTIAQANIELDEKLNIVQDVVDARRQGNFVLVNKSEVDYVDVSPKQLVSVAASLVPFLEHDDANRALMGANMQRQSVPLLVAEAPFVGTGMEGVTARDSGAVILAKRNGIIDSVDSERIIVRVEGEHHPTQLSREVGSDIYQLTKFKRSNQNTCINQKPIVRKGDRVIKGQVIADGPCTEQGELGLGRNVLVAFMPWRGYNFEDAILISEKLVREDYYTSIHIEEFEIEARDTKLGPEEITRDIPNVSEHALRDLDDSGIIRIGAKIGHNDILVGKVTPKGETQLTPEEKLLRAIFGEKAGDVRDASLTCPPGIEGTVVDVRIFSRKGQEKDERAKQIEQEMIEKLERNLADEIRILTDERLKRLEAILGAKEVLADLHDERTNKKLLNKGDILDRDTIELISTRNLKRIRYADKDPRVNEQIDEIEEMTSRQIDVLRKITNEKISKMQKGDELAPGVIKMVKVYIAMKRKLSVGDKMAGRHGNKGVIARILPEEDMPYLPDGTPVEIVLNPLGVPSRMNVGQILETHLGWAAHTLGAQIAELAATMQSANEVRELFKARFAGTAALNQLLDLDDEQTLRVAAGMKRGIWFGTAVFDGARETEIKALLKAAGLPSSGKSQLYDGMLGEPFEQPATVGYIYMLKLSHLVDDKIHARSIGPYSLITQQPLGGKAQFGGQRFGEMEVWALEAYGAAYILQELLTAKSDDVFGRTKIYEAIVKGEAAIEPGVPESFNVLIRELQSLCLDVELIKQADQKKQPLPSIAAAD; encoded by the coding sequence ATGTCTGGCGAGTCCAACAACAGCGAAATGCGCGCGATCCGTAGCCGTCTTGATTTTTCCAAGATCCCCACATCCATTCAGATTCCTAACCTCATCGAAGTACAGCGCCGCAGCTATGAGCGCTTCCTGCAGATGGACAAGCTCCCGCAGGAGCGCGAGGACAACGGCCTGCAGTCGGTCTTTACCTCGGTCTTCCCCATCACCGACTTCCGCAACGTCTCCGAGCTCGAGTTCGTCGACTTCTCCATCGGCAACTGGGAGTGCAAGTGCGGCTACCTCAAGGGCCTCAACCACCTGCGCACGGCCTGCACCAACTGCGGTCACATGGTCATCACCGACCCATTCCACCCGGGCGATGTTCTCTGCAACTTCTGCGGAACCTACAACAAGAACACCCCTGACTTCTGCACCAAGTGCGGCGATCCCGTGGGCCTGCAGCTGAAGTACGACCAGGCAGAGTGCGAAGAGCGCGGCATGACCTACTCTGCCCCTCTCAAGGTCACCATCCGTCTGAAGATCTACGACAAGGACCCCGAGACCGGCGTCAAGAGCCTCCGCGACATGAAGGAGCAGGAAGTCTTCTTCGGCGACATTCCTCTGATGAGCCAGAACGGCACCTTCATCGTCAACGGTACCGAGCGCGTCATCGTCTCGCAGCTCCACCGTTCGCCTGGCGTCTTCTTCGAGACGGCGAACAACCGCACCTACTTCCTCGGCAAGATCATTCCGTACCGCGGCAGCTGGGTCGAGTTCGAGTACGACCAGAAGAACACCCTCTACGTCCGCATCGATCGCAAGCGCAAGTTCCTTGGCACCATCTTCCTGCGCGCGCTCGGCCTCCGCACCGACGAGGAGATCCTCAAGACCTTCTACACCGTCGACACCATCAACGTAGCCGACGGCAAGCTGCATTGGAAGGTCGTTCCCGAGGGCCAGCTCAGCAACCTCCAGGGAACCCGTCCAGCCCATGCCATCACCGTCAAGGGTGAAGAGATCGCTCCTGCCACACGCAAGATCTCCGCTCACACCATGAAGGGTCTGCGCAGCCACAAGATCGAGTCGATCGAAGTCGAGACCAGCGAGTTCGATGGCGCAATGACTGCCTCCGATGTCGTCGATCTCACCACCGGCGAGCTGCTCTACGAGGCCAACCAGGAGCTGACCGCCGACAAGCTGCATAAGATCATCCAGTCTGGCGTCACCAGCATCGAGGTCTTCTTCCCCGAGCGCGACGACGTGGGCAACATCATCACCAACACCCTTCGCCGCGACTCCGTGCGCAAGCCCGAGGAAGCTCTCATCGAGATCTACCGCAAGCTGCGTCCCGGCGACCCACCGACCCTCGACACCGCAACTGCGCTCTTCGAAGGCATGTTCTTCGATCCGCGCAAGTACGACTTCTCGCGCGTAGGCCGCCTCAAGTTCAACATCAAGCTGTACGAGAATCAGGATCCCTCTGGCCTCGACCACCGCACGTTGACCCCCGAGGACTTCTACGGCACCATCCGCTACCTGCTCAAGCTCCGCAAGAGCATCGGCACCGTCGACGACATCGACCACCTTGGCAACCGCCGCGTTCGCGCCGTCGGTGAGCTGATGGAGAACCAGTTCCGTATCGGCCTCGTCCGTATGGAGCGCGCCATCAAGGAAAAGATGTCGGTCTATCAGGAGATGTCGACCGCGATGCCGCACGACCTCATCAACGCCAAGCCAGTCATGGCCGCGATTCGTGAGTTCTTTGGCTCCTCGCAGCTCTCGCAGTTCATGGACCAGACCAACCCCCTCTCGGAGATCACGCACAAGCGTCGCCTCTCCGCCCTTGGGCCCGGTGGTCTCTCCCGTGAGCGCGCTGGCTTCGAAGTCCGCGACGTGCACCCCACTCACTACGGCCGCATCTGCCCGATTGAGACGCCGGAAGGTCCGAACATCGGTCTTATCTCGTCACTCTCCTGCTTCGCGCGCATCAACGAGTACGGCTTCATCGAGTCGCCATACCGCCGCGTGAAAGAAGGCCGTGCGCTCGACTACGTCTCCGTCACCAACGCCGGTGAATCCGGTCTGCGTCAGGGTGACTATCTCGAGATCGAAGAGGCCCGCAAGCAGAACGAGCAGTTGAAGAAGGACAAGAAGCGCACCATGGATCTTGCTCCCTTCAGCTTCTACCTTTCGGCCTGGGAAGAGGATCGCCACACCATCGCGCAGGCCAACATCGAGCTCGATGAGAAGTTGAACATCGTGCAGGATGTCGTCGACGCCCGTCGTCAGGGCAACTTCGTCCTCGTCAACAAGTCCGAAGTGGACTACGTCGACGTCTCGCCGAAGCAGCTTGTCTCGGTCGCCGCCTCGCTCGTTCCGTTCCTCGAGCACGACGACGCCAACCGCGCTCTGATGGGCGCCAACATGCAACGGCAGTCCGTTCCTTTGCTCGTTGCGGAGGCTCCGTTCGTCGGTACCGGTATGGAAGGCGTCACTGCCCGCGACTCCGGCGCCGTCATCCTGGCCAAGCGTAACGGCATCATCGACTCGGTCGACTCCGAGCGCATCATCGTGCGCGTAGAAGGCGAGCACCACCCCACGCAGCTCTCGCGTGAGGTCGGTTCGGACATCTACCAGCTCACGAAGTTCAAGCGCTCTAACCAGAACACCTGCATCAACCAGAAGCCGATCGTCCGCAAGGGTGATCGCGTCATCAAGGGACAGGTTATCGCTGACGGTCCTTGCACCGAGCAGGGCGAACTCGGCCTCGGCCGTAACGTTCTGGTCGCCTTCATGCCGTGGCGCGGTTACAACTTCGAGGACGCGATCCTCATCTCGGAGAAGCTGGTCCGCGAGGACTACTACACCTCGATCCACATCGAGGAGTTCGAGATCGAAGCCCGCGACACGAAGCTTGGGCCGGAAGAGATCACGCGCGATATCCCCAACGTCAGCGAGCACGCACTCCGCGATCTCGACGACTCGGGCATCATCCGCATCGGCGCGAAGATCGGTCACAACGACATCCTCGTCGGCAAGGTAACGCCGAAGGGTGAAACTCAACTGACGCCGGAAGAGAAGCTCCTCCGCGCCATCTTCGGTGAAAAGGCCGGCGATGTTCGCGATGCTTCGCTCACGTGCCCTCCGGGTATCGAAGGCACCGTCGTCGACGTCCGCATCTTCTCCCGCAAGGGTCAGGAGAAGGACGAGCGCGCCAAGCAGATCGAGCAGGAGATGATCGAGAAGCTCGAGCGCAATCTCGCCGACGAGATTCGTATTCTCACCGACGAGCGCCTCAAGCGCCTCGAGGCAATTCTCGGTGCGAAGGAAGTTCTCGCCGACCTGCATGACGAGCGCACCAACAAGAAGCTGCTCAACAAGGGCGACATCCTCGACCGCGACACCATCGAGCTCATCAGCACTCGTAACCTCAAGCGCATCCGCTACGCCGACAAGGATCCCCGCGTCAACGAGCAGATCGATGAGATCGAGGAGATGACCTCACGCCAGATCGATGTTCTCCGCAAGATCACCAACGAGAAGATCAGCAAGATGCAGAAGGGCGACGAACTCGCTCCCGGCGTCATCAAGATGGTCAAGGTCTACATCGCCATGAAGCGCAAGCTCTCTGTCGGTGACAAGATGGCCGGCCGCCACGGTAACAAGGGTGTGATCGCTCGCATTCTGCCGGAAGAGGACATGCCGTACCTCCCCGATGGAACGCCCGTCGAGATCGTCCTCAACCCGCTCGGTGTGCCTTCGCGTATGAACGTCGGTCAGATCCTCGAGACGCACCTTGGGTGGGCAGCACATACCCTGGGCGCGCAGATCGCCGAACTCGCCGCAACCATGCAGTCGGCCAACGAAGTTCGCGAGCTCTTCAAGGCGCGCTTCGCCGGTACCGCCGCTCTCAACCAGCTTCTTGACCTCGACGACGAGCAGACCCTGCGCGTTGCCGCCGGCATGAAGCGTGGTATCTGGTTCGGCACGGCAGTCTTCGACGGCGCACGCGAGACGGAGATCAAGGCGCTTCTCAAGGCCGCTGGTCTTCCCAGCTCGGGCAAGTCGCAGCTCTACGATGGCATGCTCGGCGAACCGTTCGAGCAGCCCGCCACCGTCGGCTACATCTACATGCTCAAGCTGTCGCACCTTGTCGATGACAAGATCCACGCTCGTTCCATCGGACCGTACTCGCTCATCACTCAGCAGCCGCTGGGCGGTAAGGCGCAGTTCGGCGGACAGCGCTTCGGTGAGATGGAGGTCTGGGCCCTTGAAGCTTACGGCGCCGCCTACATCCTGCAGGAGCTCCTCACCGCCAAGTCCGACGACGTCTTCGGTCGTACCAAGATCTACGAAGCCATCGTCAAGGGCGAAGCTGCCATCGAGCCGGGTGTTCCCGAGTCGTTCAACGTTCTTATCCGCGAACTGCAGTCCCTCTGCCTCGACGTCGAACTGATCAAACAGGCCGACCAGAAGAAGCAGCCACTGCCGTCGATCGCAGCAGCAGATTAG